In the Penaeus chinensis breed Huanghai No. 1 chromosome 31, ASM1920278v2, whole genome shotgun sequence genome, one interval contains:
- the LOC125041673 gene encoding 60S ribosomal protein L35-like, with the protein MRISLVTCLPECFLSEDVQRSLHTQHPSKMGHSKCVELRKMKKEELQKKLLELKQELSGLRVAKVTGGAASKLCKIRVVRKSIHRVHTIIGQKTKENLRKFYKGKKFKPLDLRPKKTRAIRRSLNKSERAIISAKETKRRWNFPQRKYAVKA; encoded by the exons ATGCGCATCTCGCTCGTCACTTGTTTACCCGAATGTTTTCTTTCCGAGGACGTCCAGCGGTCCCTTCACACCCAACATCCCAGCAAAATG GGTCACTCAAAATGTGTAGAgctgagaaagatgaagaaagaggagctTCAGAAGAAGCTCCTCGAACTGAAGCAGGAGCTGTCTGGCCTGCGTGTAGCTAAGGTTACAGGTGGTGCTGCATCTAAGCTCTGCAAGAT CCGTGTTGTTAGGAAGTCCATTCACCGTGTTCACACCATCATTGgacagaagacaaaggagaatcTGAGGAAGTTCTATAAG GGAAAGAAGTTCAAGCCTCTTGACCTCCGCCCAAAGAAGACCCGTGCTATCCGCCGTTCCCTGAACAAGTCTGAGAGAGCCATTATTAGCGCAAAGGAGACTAAGCGCAGATGGAACTTCCCCCAGAGGAAATATGCTGTTAaggcataa